One region of Chryseobacterium muglaense genomic DNA includes:
- a CDS encoding acyl-CoA dehydrogenase family protein → MFTPKEIREKMHGASEVPQSVIHQIHQERLLQIWVPKRYGGLGFRLNQGLQLLFDWSKIDGSLGWMLTLCSGANFFSRNLKPNIAKELFSNSKTCFGGSGMIGGTAEKQTDGTFLINGLWHFATGAPHLSHFTLNAKLTENGKPLLDESGLEMIRSFVISKNHTEIIPNWKSMGMKATGTYSFKIENVKVSENYSFIYDEFFTDDVLDKIPFRIFADLTLLVNYLGMASHFAEEAIKIRPYLDLNFFDKKIEDALVKVIEFADEIEGLLNESETITQEKQSEIHDYSSNLVESLSHQILQIYIQLGIKASHIDSEIYQVFCDYFTATQHSNFRREFDSK, encoded by the coding sequence ATGTTTACACCTAAAGAAATAAGAGAGAAAATGCATGGTGCTTCTGAAGTTCCACAATCAGTCATTCATCAGATTCATCAAGAAAGATTGCTTCAGATTTGGGTTCCGAAAAGGTATGGCGGATTGGGATTTCGTTTAAATCAAGGTTTACAACTACTTTTTGATTGGTCAAAAATCGATGGAAGTTTAGGCTGGATGTTGACGTTATGTTCAGGAGCCAATTTTTTCTCAAGAAATTTAAAACCAAATATTGCTAAAGAACTTTTTTCCAATTCAAAAACCTGTTTCGGAGGAAGCGGAATGATTGGCGGAACCGCAGAAAAACAAACCGATGGAACTTTTCTAATTAACGGACTTTGGCATTTTGCAACGGGAGCTCCCCATTTAAGTCATTTTACCTTAAACGCAAAATTGACCGAGAACGGAAAACCTTTACTTGACGAATCGGGATTAGAAATGATTAGGTCATTTGTGATTTCTAAAAATCATACTGAAATAATTCCTAATTGGAAATCGATGGGAATGAAAGCAACCGGAACGTATTCTTTTAAAATTGAGAATGTAAAAGTTTCTGAGAATTACAGTTTTATTTATGATGAATTTTTTACGGATGATGTTTTAGATAAAATTCCGTTCAGAATTTTTGCGGACTTGACATTGTTGGTTAATTATCTAGGAATGGCTTCTCATTTTGCCGAAGAAGCGATTAAAATTCGACCTTATCTTGATTTAAACTTTTTCGATAAGAAAATAGAAGATGCGCTGGTAAAAGTAATTGAGTTTGCTGATGAAATTGAAGGTTTATTAAACGAATCTGAAACGATAACTCAGGAGAAACAATCTGAAATTCATGATTATTCTTCAAACTTGGTCGAAAGTTTATCGCATCAGATTTTGCAGATTTACATTCAATTAGGAATTAAGGCAAGTCATATCGATTCTGAGATTTATCAGGTTTTCTGTGATTATTTTACGGCTACACAGCATTCTAATTTCAGGAGAGAGTTTGACAGCAAGTGA
- a CDS encoding phosphotransferase has translation MSTFPVIASTLSQTELGKFISEKYQLKEYFDCKLFRTGVNHTYFMLGTHTKYVVRVYCYNWRTKVEIQQELELLNLLKENDLSISFPIPDKNGHLIQEINAPEGLRYAVLFTFAEGEKMRFMTNETCFAIGSVMAKIHNITASKKIERINYNSDVLMNKAYNKLNLFFSDDLDEMKYIKQITSKISKNFEESNLSENQKGIVHLDIWYDNLSVHKENEITIFDFDNCGNGLLILDVGYFCKQLFFIESDKNEYEMKVESFLNGYKKERSLSEEELKLIPEAGASIFVFYLGVQAQRFDWSNIFLTENYLKMFVGRIKNWMEYYDAKEITCCQTLS, from the coding sequence ATGTCAACTTTCCCCGTTATAGCTTCAACATTATCACAAACAGAATTAGGTAAGTTTATCAGCGAAAAATATCAATTAAAAGAATATTTTGACTGTAAACTTTTTAGAACCGGAGTAAATCACACTTATTTTATGTTGGGTACTCATACAAAATATGTTGTTAGAGTTTACTGTTATAATTGGAGAACAAAAGTTGAAATACAGCAAGAATTAGAACTTTTAAACTTACTTAAAGAAAATGATCTTTCAATTTCATTTCCTATTCCTGATAAAAATGGACATTTAATTCAAGAAATAAATGCTCCGGAAGGATTACGATACGCAGTACTTTTTACATTTGCAGAAGGTGAAAAAATGCGATTTATGACAAATGAAACCTGCTTTGCAATAGGTTCAGTTATGGCCAAGATTCACAATATAACTGCATCTAAAAAGATCGAGCGGATAAATTATAATTCCGATGTTCTGATGAACAAAGCTTATAATAAATTAAATTTATTTTTCTCTGACGATTTGGATGAAATGAAATATATCAAACAAATTACCTCTAAAATATCGAAGAATTTTGAAGAAAGTAATTTGTCAGAAAATCAAAAAGGAATCGTTCACCTTGATATTTGGTATGATAATTTGAGTGTACATAAGGAAAATGAGATTACAATTTTTGACTTTGATAATTGTGGAAATGGATTGCTCATTTTAGATGTCGGGTATTTTTGTAAGCAACTGTTTTTTATTGAATCTGATAAGAACGAATATGAAATGAAAGTTGAAAGTTTTCTCAATGGCTATAAAAAAGAAAGAAGTTTATCTGAAGAAGAACTAAAATTAATTCCAGAAGCAGGAGCCTCCATTTTTGTATTTTATCTTGGTGTTCAAGCTCAAAGATTTGATTGGTCTAATATATTTTTAACTGAAAACTATCTTAAAATGTTTGTTGGAAGAATAAAAAACTGGATGGAATATTATGATGCAAAAGAAATCACTTGCTGTCAAACTCTCTCCTGA
- a CDS encoding single-stranded DNA-binding protein: MSLRNKVTLIGFTGKEVEMVNFENGGMKASVSLATNDHYTNAKGEKIEETQWHSLVAFGKTAEIFQKYVPKGKEIAIEGKLTYRSYDDKDGVKRYITEIRVDELLLLGSK, encoded by the coding sequence ATGTCACTAAGAAACAAGGTAACCTTGATCGGTTTCACAGGAAAAGAAGTTGAAATGGTAAACTTCGAAAACGGAGGAATGAAAGCATCGGTTTCATTAGCCACAAATGACCATTACACCAATGCAAAAGGTGAGAAAATAGAAGAAACACAATGGCACAGTTTGGTTGCTTTTGGAAAAACGGCGGAGATTTTTCAGAAATATGTTCCAAAAGGAAAAGAGATTGCTATTGAAGGGAAATTAACGTACAGATCGTACGACGATAAAGATGGTGTGAAAAGATATATTACCGAAATCAGAGTAGATGAACTTCTGCTTTTAGGAAGTAAATAA
- a CDS encoding HRDC domain-containing protein, producing the protein MMKVKVLKIRIADEFLREDQKVIDNFLENHEIIKTETVFVHDEQFWSVVLYFNDVESTINKTIVKDSKTVKYSAEEEVLNEDEIKILDALKLWRSEKAREQNLPTYFIATNKELVSVAKYKPAKKEELLDIKGFGKHKIENYGEEILEILESV; encoded by the coding sequence ATGATGAAAGTAAAAGTTTTAAAGATCAGAATTGCAGATGAATTTCTGCGTGAAGACCAAAAAGTAATAGATAATTTCCTTGAAAATCATGAAATTATTAAAACTGAAACTGTATTTGTGCACGACGAACAGTTTTGGTCGGTTGTACTGTATTTTAATGATGTAGAGTCTACCATTAATAAAACAATTGTAAAAGATTCTAAAACCGTAAAATACTCTGCAGAAGAGGAAGTGTTGAATGAGGATGAAATTAAAATTCTCGACGCTCTAAAACTTTGGCGTTCAGAAAAAGCAAGAGAACAGAATCTTCCGACGTATTTTATTGCAACTAATAAAGAACTAGTGTCTGTTGCAAAATATAAACCTGCAAAAAAAGAAGAGTTGCTCGACATCAAAGGTTTCGGAAAACATAAGATTGAAAATTACGGTGAAGAGATTTTAGAAATTCTGGAAAGCGTGTAA
- the hisS gene encoding histidine--tRNA ligase yields MKPSLAKGTRDFTSLEVSRRKYIINILQKNFELFGFQPLETPSFENLSTLTGKYGEEGDRLIFKILNSSINESKEEKKTQMLNDFQKALDKPFSAESLTDKALRYDLTVPFARFVAMNHGKLTFPYKRYQIQPVWRADRPQKGRFREFYQCDADVVGSESLYQEVDLVQLYLKSFAQLKVSVTIHINNRKILSGLAEYAGITDKLIDFTVALDKLDKIGKDGVVKELLERNISQESIDKLDFLFNQSNDALENLLQLKEKFVGNEIGLKGVEELEFVITQSLNLGVDIQNLVFDITLARGLDYYTGAIFEVKADEAQMGSIGGGGRYDNLTEVFGVKNVPGIGISFGLDRIYLVMEELNLFPEDATSNVEYLFANFGGEETIEALKLIIKLREKGISAELYPESAKINKQFTYAEKKGIKNLVFLGEEELKNNTVTFKNLEAGEQKTVSLEEFLNS; encoded by the coding sequence ATGAAGCCAAGCTTAGCAAAAGGAACGAGAGATTTTACATCACTGGAAGTTTCAAGAAGAAAATACATTATCAATATATTACAAAAAAATTTCGAATTGTTTGGATTTCAACCTTTAGAAACACCAAGTTTTGAAAACCTTTCAACATTAACCGGAAAATACGGAGAAGAAGGAGATCGTTTGATTTTTAAAATTTTAAATTCAAGTATTAACGAGTCTAAAGAGGAAAAGAAAACTCAAATGTTGAATGATTTTCAGAAAGCTTTAGATAAACCTTTCAGTGCAGAAAGTCTTACAGATAAAGCACTTCGTTATGATTTAACAGTCCCGTTTGCAAGATTTGTAGCAATGAATCATGGGAAATTAACTTTTCCATACAAGCGTTACCAAATTCAACCGGTTTGGAGAGCAGACCGTCCGCAAAAAGGAAGATTTAGAGAATTTTATCAGTGTGATGCCGATGTTGTAGGAAGCGAAAGTCTTTATCAGGAAGTAGATTTGGTGCAATTGTATTTAAAATCTTTTGCTCAGTTAAAAGTTTCAGTTACCATTCATATCAACAACAGAAAGATTCTTTCAGGTTTGGCAGAATATGCGGGAATTACAGATAAGCTGATTGATTTCACAGTTGCTTTAGATAAGCTAGATAAAATAGGGAAGGATGGAGTAGTGAAGGAATTATTAGAAAGAAATATTTCTCAGGAATCGATTGATAAATTAGATTTCCTTTTCAATCAGTCGAATGATGCTTTAGAAAATCTTCTTCAGCTGAAAGAAAAATTCGTAGGAAATGAAATTGGTTTGAAAGGTGTTGAAGAACTAGAATTTGTGATCACTCAATCTCTAAATTTAGGTGTTGATATTCAGAATCTTGTTTTTGATATTACTTTGGCGCGTGGTTTAGATTATTACACCGGAGCAATTTTTGAAGTGAAAGCTGATGAAGCACAGATGGGTTCTATCGGTGGTGGAGGTCGTTATGACAATCTTACCGAAGTTTTTGGCGTGAAAAATGTTCCAGGAATTGGAATTTCTTTTGGACTTGACCGAATTTATTTGGTAATGGAAGAGCTGAATCTTTTCCCTGAGGATGCTACTTCAAATGTTGAATATCTTTTTGCCAATTTCGGAGGTGAAGAAACTATTGAGGCTTTAAAATTAATTATCAAATTAAGAGAAAAAGGAATTTCAGCAGAGCTATATCCTGAAAGCGCTAAGATTAATAAGCAGTTTACTTACGCTGAAAAGAAAGGAATTAAAAATCTTGTTTTCTTAGGCGAAGAAGAGCTGAAAAATAATACAGTTACTTTTAAAAACTTAGAAGCTGGTGAACAGAAAACGGTTTCTTTGGAAGAGTTTCTTAATTCTTAA
- a CDS encoding thermonuclease family protein, whose translation MIYKTFLLLLFPIILFSQNKSYKVIGVKDGDTVEILMDGKPQVVRLSHIDCPEKKQPFGNNAKQFASDLCFGKKVKLSTGWKKDRNKRLLAEIILSNGKNLNKELVKNGFAWHYKKYSKDNSYDDLEKQARKQKLGLWTDKSPTAPWEWRKSRKKSSKPTLSTIAKSK comes from the coding sequence ATGATTTATAAAACTTTTCTTCTCTTACTCTTTCCAATTATTCTCTTTTCGCAAAATAAATCTTACAAAGTAATCGGGGTAAAAGACGGTGATACTGTAGAAATATTAATGGATGGAAAACCACAAGTCGTGAGACTTTCGCATATTGATTGTCCTGAAAAAAAACAGCCGTTCGGAAACAATGCAAAACAGTTTGCATCAGATTTATGCTTTGGAAAAAAAGTTAAACTTTCTACCGGCTGGAAAAAAGACCGCAATAAAAGATTGCTTGCCGAGATTATATTATCAAACGGAAAAAATCTTAATAAAGAACTTGTAAAAAATGGTTTCGCTTGGCATTACAAAAAATATTCTAAAGACAACAGTTATGATGATTTGGAAAAACAAGCAAGGAAACAGAAATTAGGATTATGGACCGATAAGAGCCCGACAGCGCCTTGGGAATGGAGGAAATCTCGAAAAAAATCTTCGAAACCAACCTTATCTACAATTGCTAAAAGCAAATAA
- a CDS encoding TerD family protein produces the protein MTAILEKSQVTNIFKGSKGNDTSYTLGVNWGEIEIQKRNFLGIKTKKVTLDIDLDLTCIMFDAQKKAVDWIYSPKYNSWLIHHNFPLGKYHSKDNAFNHFYKTLNDDSQYKKTIEINPNKIGNEIETVFFYLSIDRKKIKETDFSMVESVNLRINEDVKADQPLIEFNIKSNYNKKNKGILVLGKLFREDNEWKFKAIGQAIDEQKFIKLTRGF, from the coding sequence ATGACAGCAATTTTAGAGAAAAGTCAGGTCACCAATATATTTAAAGGTTCTAAAGGCAATGATACAAGTTATACTTTGGGCGTAAATTGGGGGGAAATAGAAATACAGAAACGTAATTTTTTAGGAATAAAAACAAAAAAAGTTACTTTAGACATCGACCTTGACTTAACTTGTATTATGTTTGATGCTCAAAAAAAAGCAGTCGACTGGATCTATTCTCCGAAATACAACAGCTGGCTTATTCACCATAATTTTCCTTTAGGTAAATATCACTCAAAAGACAATGCTTTTAATCATTTTTACAAAACATTAAATGATGATTCTCAGTATAAAAAAACTATAGAAATAAATCCTAATAAAATAGGTAATGAAATAGAAACTGTCTTTTTTTATTTAAGTATTGATCGAAAAAAAATAAAGGAAACCGATTTTTCAATGGTAGAATCTGTAAACTTAAGAATTAATGAAGATGTAAAAGCGGATCAGCCATTAATTGAATTTAACATCAAATCTAATTATAATAAAAAGAATAAAGGAATTTTAGTCTTAGGAAAACTTTTTCGAGAAGATAATGAGTGGAAATTTAAAGCAATTGGGCAAGCAATTGATGAACAAAAATTTATTAAACTTACTCGTGGATTTTAA